One region of Candidatus Poribacteria bacterium genomic DNA includes:
- the coaD gene encoding pantetheine-phosphate adenylyltransferase: MPKKIAIFPASFDPVTNGHADLIDRICALGVFDELVVAIGVNPAKPARFTLDERTEMLQAVIEPYPQATIDGYTGLTVHYAQTRGACAIIRGLREISDFEWEFKMARMNQQIAPDIDTLFMMANTQYAHISSTLVMEVVQMAQRKVSAEKLREMVPAVVVEFIKKKFDVL, from the coding sequence ATGCCAAAGAAAATCGCCATCTTCCCCGCGAGTTTCGACCCCGTCACCAACGGACACGCCGATCTCATTGATCGGATTTGCGCCCTTGGTGTCTTTGATGAACTTGTCGTTGCCATTGGTGTCAATCCTGCCAAACCGGCGCGTTTCACACTTGACGAACGCACCGAAATGCTTCAGGCCGTCATTGAACCGTATCCGCAAGCCACGATTGATGGCTATACCGGATTGACGGTGCATTACGCACAGACACGGGGGGCGTGTGCCATTATCCGGGGTTTACGCGAGATCTCCGATTTTGAATGGGAATTCAAGATGGCGCGGATGAATCAACAGATTGCTCCCGACATTGATACCCTCTTTATGATGGCAAATACGCAATATGCGCATATCAGTTCAACGCTTGTGATGGAGGTTGTGCAGATGGCACAACGGAAGGTGAGTGCGGAGAAATTGCGGGAGATGGTACCGGCAGTTGTGGTCGAATTTATCAAAAAGAAATTTGATGTACTATAA
- a CDS encoding ThuA domain-containing protein yields the protein MGKINTLVFAGGAIHDWKGCSDEIVKVLSQRDEFEITRVEEDLDALVSPNLDSYDLIVFYYTIGEISDAQKNGLLNHVASGKGYVGVHSAADSFRGCPEYRSMVGGYFVTHPRYRDYQVSIVDSEHEITEGLDEFVVTDEQYILDYDPRNHILASALWQGAAAPVAWTKNWGEGKVFYLALGHDAAACQHEMFGRLLERGALWAGSNGAE from the coding sequence ATGGGAAAAATTAATACACTTGTCTTTGCAGGCGGAGCAATCCATGACTGGAAAGGCTGTAGTGATGAAATTGTGAAGGTGCTCTCACAGCGAGATGAATTTGAGATTACCAGAGTCGAGGAAGACCTGGATGCTCTCGTTTCACCGAATTTAGATTCGTATGATCTCATCGTCTTCTATTACACAATAGGTGAGATTTCGGACGCGCAGAAGAACGGTTTGCTGAACCATGTCGCTTCGGGTAAAGGCTACGTCGGTGTGCACTCGGCGGCGGATTCGTTCCGCGGGTGTCCAGAGTACCGGTCAATGGTAGGTGGTTATTTCGTTACACATCCGCGCTATCGTGACTACCAAGTCAGCATCGTCGATAGTGAACACGAAATCACAGAAGGGCTCGACGAGTTTGTCGTGACAGATGAGCAGTATATCCTTGATTACGATCCTCGGAACCATATACTTGCGTCAGCATTATGGCAAGGTGCCGCGGCACCGGTAGCATGGACAAAGAACTGGGGCGAAGGTAAAGTTTTCTATCTCGCGCTCGGCCACGACGCAGCAGCGTGTCAACACGAGATGTTTGGGAGACTTCTGGAGCGCGGTGCCCTTTGGGCAGGTAGCAACGGTGCCGAATAA
- a CDS encoding TonB-dependent receptor: MQKLLYLILIINLSLSLSWIPNAHTDAEKDCDMDVVEVEEVTVTATRAEKEPFKTPNAITVLNLKQLERTNAEHASNLLRDAVGVSAQQTTVGQGSPLLRGLTGYQTLIQVDWVRLNNSTFRSGPNQYTATIGPEMLDRAEVLLGSSSMLYGSGAMGGVVSFFTKTVPINPAQQTWDIHPRLFARYTTATQERLGRLEVTGNKGRFGFIAGGGVRFYGDMNPGSGYDLHYKNRKFEIVNEMPSGVKLYDYDEISKLSKDNIPERWLIDTEGPLGWKAYDADAKIAYQLSDTSTLNVAYQMWKQPQTPRYDKIAPQEFDEFFFEPQNRDLVYANYLVTPAAGSLDSFRLTASYHRQKEGRNEVVLDATSRRQRYDTVNTIGLSAQAVSSILPRQRLVGGGEFYMDMIQSRTVKTDLKTGTEDINEDVGRFINGSQFWDASLYLQDEITLHDRVELTLGGRATFYQTNADLSVRDKAFDAFNAFDNSLTGSAGVVVSLTEYLNFVSNFGTAFRAPSLNDTTAVEVTNEGVTAPSPDLGPETSWTVESGLKAKHSYFRGALTLFHSRVSGLVARKPVQEAYAGETLPQLHQDLITEYEGIDVLVFDNVDEAQFQGIELAGLIPIDPVWSVFGNAALIRGEVLKIGGKAPDPSKPWEARTRREPPLNGIVGVQWEPVNTQYWAMLYVRAAADQRRLNRSDIRDPRMPGKTRDPAEVEFDSNGYAVDAGTPGWWTLNVRGGIRLFDDTRLTLTLENLLDQRYRPHGTGVNAPGFNVSLSLDNRF, encoded by the coding sequence ATGCAAAAATTGCTCTATCTTATTCTAATCATAAACCTAAGTCTATCATTGAGTTGGATTCCCAACGCACACACGGACGCGGAAAAAGACTGTGACATGGACGTTGTGGAAGTGGAGGAAGTCACAGTAACAGCAACGCGCGCTGAGAAAGAACCTTTCAAAACGCCTAACGCTATTACTGTTCTTAACCTCAAACAGTTGGAACGGACCAACGCAGAACACGCGTCCAACCTACTTCGTGATGCCGTCGGTGTTAGCGCACAACAAACAACAGTTGGACAGGGTTCTCCATTACTCCGAGGATTGACTGGCTATCAGACGTTGATACAGGTCGACTGGGTTCGCCTGAATAATTCCACATTTCGTTCGGGACCCAATCAGTACACGGCAACCATCGGACCAGAGATGTTAGATCGCGCAGAGGTGTTACTCGGTTCAAGCTCGATGTTATATGGAAGCGGTGCTATGGGGGGTGTCGTGAGTTTCTTTACGAAAACGGTTCCGATCAATCCAGCACAACAAACTTGGGATATACACCCACGACTCTTTGCTCGTTATACGACAGCCACACAGGAACGACTGGGTCGGTTAGAGGTAACAGGAAACAAAGGACGATTTGGATTCATCGCTGGCGGTGGTGTGCGATTTTATGGAGATATGAACCCTGGGAGTGGGTACGATCTCCATTACAAAAATCGGAAGTTTGAAATCGTGAACGAAATGCCAAGCGGCGTGAAACTCTATGACTATGATGAGATCAGTAAGTTGTCAAAAGATAATATCCCCGAGAGATGGCTCATTGACACCGAGGGTCCGCTGGGCTGGAAAGCCTACGATGCCGATGCAAAAATTGCGTATCAACTCAGCGATACAAGCACTCTCAACGTTGCCTACCAGATGTGGAAGCAGCCGCAAACTCCGCGCTACGATAAAATCGCGCCCCAGGAGTTTGACGAATTCTTTTTTGAGCCGCAAAATCGTGATCTCGTTTATGCCAATTATTTAGTAACCCCGGCAGCGGGAAGCCTCGACTCGTTCCGTTTGACCGCCTCTTATCACCGTCAAAAAGAGGGACGAAATGAGGTAGTCCTCGACGCGACATCCCGACGGCAGCGATATGACACGGTTAACACGATCGGTTTAAGCGCGCAAGCCGTTAGCTCAATCCTGCCTCGGCAACGCTTGGTCGGTGGCGGTGAATTCTACATGGACATGATCCAGAGTCGGACCGTCAAAACTGATCTTAAGACAGGCACAGAAGATATTAATGAAGACGTTGGGCGTTTCATCAACGGTTCTCAGTTCTGGGATGCGAGTCTGTATCTTCAAGATGAAATTACGTTACATGACCGTGTGGAACTCACACTCGGCGGTCGTGCTACATTTTATCAAACCAATGCAGATCTCTCTGTCCGAGACAAGGCTTTTGATGCCTTCAATGCATTCGACAACAGTTTGACTGGAAGTGCTGGTGTGGTTGTCAGTTTGACGGAGTATCTGAACTTCGTCAGCAACTTTGGAACAGCGTTTCGTGCGCCTTCGTTGAACGACACAACAGCGGTGGAAGTCACCAATGAGGGTGTCACAGCACCGAGTCCCGATCTTGGACCGGAAACTTCGTGGACAGTTGAGAGCGGTCTCAAGGCGAAACATTCCTACTTCCGTGGTGCCCTGACACTCTTCCACAGTCGGGTTAGCGGTTTAGTGGCGCGCAAACCTGTTCAAGAGGCGTATGCTGGCGAAACACTCCCGCAACTCCACCAAGATCTCATCACAGAATACGAAGGAATTGACGTACTCGTGTTTGATAATGTCGATGAAGCACAGTTTCAAGGGATTGAATTAGCAGGGTTAATACCGATTGATCCGGTCTGGTCGGTCTTTGGTAATGCGGCATTGATACGCGGGGAAGTCCTCAAAATTGGGGGCAAAGCACCAGATCCGAGTAAGCCGTGGGAAGCACGTACTCGGAGAGAACCGCCGTTGAACGGGATCGTTGGAGTCCAGTGGGAACCGGTGAATACGCAGTATTGGGCGATGCTCTATGTGCGCGCTGCGGCTGATCAGAGACGGTTGAACCGGAGCGATATTCGCGACCCACGGATGCCGGGAAAAACACGCGATCCAGCCGAAGTTGAATTCGATTCCAATGGCTATGCAGTAGATGCCGGGACACCGGGATGGTGGACACTCAACGTCCGCGGCGGGATTAGACTCTTCGATGACACACGCTTGACGTTGACCCTTGAAAACCTGCTCGATCAACGGTATCGTCCACACGGCACTGGTGTAAACGCGCCAGGTTTCAACGTGAGCCTGAGTCTGGACAATCGGTTTTAG